Proteins co-encoded in one Epinephelus moara isolate mb chromosome 13, YSFRI_EMoa_1.0, whole genome shotgun sequence genomic window:
- the LOC126400130 gene encoding WD repeat domain phosphoinositide-interacting protein 1-like isoform X1, translating into MESQESQDVPDGPAVHRAFICASFNQDTTSLSVGTKTGYRLFSVTAVDKLDCIHEGVECPDVYIVERLFSSSLVVVVSLSMPRRMNVYHFKKGTEICNYSYSNNILSVRLNRQRLVVCLEESIYIHNIKDMKLLKTLLNTPINLTGLCALSVNHSNSYLAYPGSATIGEITVYDANNLSTLTLIQAHDSPLAALTFNASGSKLASASEKGTVIRVFSVPEGQRLFEFRRGMKRYVSISSLSFSADAQFLCASSNTETVHIFKLEQHSPSQDEESPTWSAYVGKMFTAASTYLPAQVSDMMHQDRAFATVRLNMFGLKNICALATIQKLPRLLVASSDGFLYIYNVDPQDGGECVLVQKHRLFDSSEEQVEEKEEENQEDVSPQPASQSYAATVALPSTPPSSTTLMGYSEDGGAQKGEVIPEHEFAEGPVCLDDENEFPPVGNQSN; encoded by the exons TTCTCTGTCAGTGGGCACCAAGACCGGCTACCGGCTCTTCTCAGTCACTGCTGTGGACAAACTGGACTGCATCCATGAGGGAG TAGAGTGTCCAGACGTGTATATAGTGGAGAGACTGTTCTCCAGTAGCCTGGTGGTGGTGGTCAGTCTGTCCATGCCACGGCGAATGAACGTCTACCATTTCAAGAAAGGCACCGAGATCTGTAACTACAGCTACTCCAACAACATCCTCTCCGTCAGGCTCAACAGACAG CGGCTGGTGGTGTGCCTGGAGGAGTCGATCTACATCCACAATATCAAAGACATGAAGCTACTTAAGACCCTGCTCAACACACCCATCAACCTCACAG GTCTCTGCGCTCTTTCCGTCAACCACAGTAACTCATACCTGGCGTACCCGGGCAGTGCCACCATTGGAGAGATCACTGTCTACGATGCCAACAACCTG AGCACCTTGACGTTGATCCAAGCCCATGACAGCCCCCTGGCGGCCCTCACCTTCAATGCCTCTGGATCCAAACTGGCCAGCGCTTCAGAGAAG GGCACCGTCATCAGAGTCTTCAGTGTTCCCGAAGGACAGAGACTGTTTGAATTCCGCCGAGGGATGAAGAG ATATGTTAGCATCAGTTCATTGTCCTTCAGCGCGGATGCCCAGTTCCTGTGTGCCTCCAGCAACACTGAGACGGTTCATATCTTTAAACTGGAGCAGCACAGCCCTag TCAAGACGAAGAGTCTCCCACATGGTCTGCATATGTGGGCAAAATGTTCACAGCAGCCAGCACCTACCTGCCCGCTCAGGTGTCCGACATGATGCATCAGGACAGGGCCTTCGCCACGGTTCGGCTCAACATGTTCGGCCTGAAGAACATCTGCGCCCTGGCTAC GATTCAGAAGCTCCCTCGCCTGCTGGTGGCGTCCTCAGACGGGTTTCTCTACATTTATAATGTGGATCCACAGGATGGAGGCGAGTGTGTCCTGGTCCAGAAACACAG GCTGTTTGACTCCAGCGAGGAGCAGGTGgaagaaaaggaagaggagaatCAAGAGGATGTTTCTCCCCAACCAGCCAGCCAATCGTACGCTGCCACAGTGGCTCTCCCTTCAACCCCACCCTCCTCTACCACTCTCATGG GTTACTCTGAGGATGGTGGAGCCCAGAAGGGTGAGGTCATCCCAGAACACGAGTTCGCTGAGGGCCCTGTCTGCCTGGACGACGAGAACGAGTTCCCTCCAGTCGGCAACCAGAGTAACTGA
- the LOC126400130 gene encoding WD repeat domain phosphoinositide-interacting protein 1-like isoform X2: MESQESQDVPDGPAVHRAFICASFNQDTTSLSVGTKTGYRLFSVTAVDKLDCIHEGECPDVYIVERLFSSSLVVVVSLSMPRRMNVYHFKKGTEICNYSYSNNILSVRLNRQRLVVCLEESIYIHNIKDMKLLKTLLNTPINLTGLCALSVNHSNSYLAYPGSATIGEITVYDANNLSTLTLIQAHDSPLAALTFNASGSKLASASEKGTVIRVFSVPEGQRLFEFRRGMKRYVSISSLSFSADAQFLCASSNTETVHIFKLEQHSPSQDEESPTWSAYVGKMFTAASTYLPAQVSDMMHQDRAFATVRLNMFGLKNICALATIQKLPRLLVASSDGFLYIYNVDPQDGGECVLVQKHRLFDSSEEQVEEKEEENQEDVSPQPASQSYAATVALPSTPPSSTTLMGYSEDGGAQKGEVIPEHEFAEGPVCLDDENEFPPVGNQSN, encoded by the exons TTCTCTGTCAGTGGGCACCAAGACCGGCTACCGGCTCTTCTCAGTCACTGCTGTGGACAAACTGGACTGCATCCATGAGGGAG AGTGTCCAGACGTGTATATAGTGGAGAGACTGTTCTCCAGTAGCCTGGTGGTGGTGGTCAGTCTGTCCATGCCACGGCGAATGAACGTCTACCATTTCAAGAAAGGCACCGAGATCTGTAACTACAGCTACTCCAACAACATCCTCTCCGTCAGGCTCAACAGACAG CGGCTGGTGGTGTGCCTGGAGGAGTCGATCTACATCCACAATATCAAAGACATGAAGCTACTTAAGACCCTGCTCAACACACCCATCAACCTCACAG GTCTCTGCGCTCTTTCCGTCAACCACAGTAACTCATACCTGGCGTACCCGGGCAGTGCCACCATTGGAGAGATCACTGTCTACGATGCCAACAACCTG AGCACCTTGACGTTGATCCAAGCCCATGACAGCCCCCTGGCGGCCCTCACCTTCAATGCCTCTGGATCCAAACTGGCCAGCGCTTCAGAGAAG GGCACCGTCATCAGAGTCTTCAGTGTTCCCGAAGGACAGAGACTGTTTGAATTCCGCCGAGGGATGAAGAG ATATGTTAGCATCAGTTCATTGTCCTTCAGCGCGGATGCCCAGTTCCTGTGTGCCTCCAGCAACACTGAGACGGTTCATATCTTTAAACTGGAGCAGCACAGCCCTag TCAAGACGAAGAGTCTCCCACATGGTCTGCATATGTGGGCAAAATGTTCACAGCAGCCAGCACCTACCTGCCCGCTCAGGTGTCCGACATGATGCATCAGGACAGGGCCTTCGCCACGGTTCGGCTCAACATGTTCGGCCTGAAGAACATCTGCGCCCTGGCTAC GATTCAGAAGCTCCCTCGCCTGCTGGTGGCGTCCTCAGACGGGTTTCTCTACATTTATAATGTGGATCCACAGGATGGAGGCGAGTGTGTCCTGGTCCAGAAACACAG GCTGTTTGACTCCAGCGAGGAGCAGGTGgaagaaaaggaagaggagaatCAAGAGGATGTTTCTCCCCAACCAGCCAGCCAATCGTACGCTGCCACAGTGGCTCTCCCTTCAACCCCACCCTCCTCTACCACTCTCATGG GTTACTCTGAGGATGGTGGAGCCCAGAAGGGTGAGGTCATCCCAGAACACGAGTTCGCTGAGGGCCCTGTCTGCCTGGACGACGAGAACGAGTTCCCTCCAGTCGGCAACCAGAGTAACTGA